In Phenylobacterium zucineum HLK1, one DNA window encodes the following:
- a CDS encoding TonB-dependent receptor: protein MVRTGEIRLRSLACGASILVLAGGLAGPALAQSAAQQSAEVDEVVVTGFRAAIQSAIAVKREESGVVDAIKAEDIAKFPDNNLAESLQRIPGVAITRSAGEGRNITVRGLGPGSTRVRINGMEALTTTGGSDADGGANRNRQFDFNVFASELFNSLAVRKTASASVEEGSLGATVDLTTSRPFDFGRDQVLSLSGQMGYNDLSKSWDPRVAGLFSKTFLDDTFGVLVSVAYSERGVREEGFNTVRWGEGTSNGGWCSPLGYDTNPSAAGQQFNPTTAAAGSSATNCFAGDPRIPGTPEAIAAYERASDRGSWHPRIPRYARLDYDQERLGITGALQWKPTDRTTVSFDYLYSNYKSHRTENYLEAISFSRNASSPEFGKAYMIPRVFDTDEHGTLTYGEFDNVDIRIESREDKLETIFSQYSLSGVHELTDTIRISGMIGTSKSSFKNPIQTTITFDRANQDGWIYDARDNPLLPNITWGFDITDPNAFTFTNASANGTVRPSEVRLRPQFVQNSFDIGAGDIAWEMNDTFTLKVGATWKKYVNDGQEYRRASEFALPAMPSGVTMGSLSEQLTGFGDGLGGDGIPSGWVIPDFDAVAQAYGIYSGTGTFALLGIESSNARGSWRTVKEESAAYYAQVDFDTDILPWRLRGDFGVRYVDTDVTAQGYRTLNSAPSQITVENSYDNWLPSANVVAEVTPDFLVRAAAAKVMVRPGLGSLNPGGTFNTTGNLTISAGNPFLKPAKANTYDLSFEWYPGGDSLVALGFFIKDFKTDFSTVRLTGPFSSFGLPAELLEGTGRTPNDEAQYTTTINTKGGDPLKGFEVNVQQPFTFLVDRFGMPEWTGNFGALFNYTYVKGTSIFCAGTPVNGECPANLTLENRPTNVSKNAYNATLFYEDAKFSARVSLSHRSKYLFAVPSGNQGNLTTGRRQDFQDADWVPSTTTVDANVSYQLTEKLRLTLEALNLTDEESRQFNDTDAQRVWTNHHFGRQFYFGARYSF from the coding sequence CGTCACCGGCTTCCGCGCGGCGATCCAGAGCGCGATCGCGGTGAAGCGCGAAGAGTCCGGCGTGGTCGACGCGATCAAGGCCGAGGACATCGCCAAGTTCCCCGACAACAACCTCGCCGAGTCGCTGCAGCGGATCCCCGGCGTGGCGATCACCCGCTCGGCCGGCGAAGGCCGCAACATCACCGTCCGCGGCCTGGGGCCGGGCTCCACCCGCGTGCGCATCAACGGCATGGAGGCCCTGACCACCACGGGCGGGTCCGACGCCGACGGCGGCGCCAACCGCAACCGCCAGTTCGACTTCAACGTCTTCGCCTCCGAGCTCTTCAACAGCCTGGCGGTGCGCAAGACGGCCTCGGCCAGCGTCGAGGAAGGCTCGCTCGGGGCGACGGTCGACCTGACCACCTCGCGGCCCTTCGACTTCGGTCGCGACCAGGTCCTCAGCCTCTCGGGCCAGATGGGCTACAACGACCTGTCGAAGAGCTGGGACCCGCGGGTCGCCGGCCTGTTCTCCAAGACCTTCCTGGACGACACCTTCGGCGTGCTGGTCTCGGTGGCCTACTCCGAGCGCGGCGTGCGCGAGGAAGGCTTCAACACCGTCCGCTGGGGCGAAGGCACGTCGAACGGCGGCTGGTGCAGCCCGCTGGGCTACGACACCAATCCGAGCGCCGCCGGCCAACAGTTCAACCCGACCACCGCCGCGGCGGGATCGTCGGCCACCAACTGCTTCGCGGGCGATCCGCGCATCCCCGGCACGCCCGAGGCGATCGCCGCCTACGAACGCGCGTCCGACCGGGGCAGCTGGCATCCGCGCATCCCGCGCTACGCCCGCCTGGACTACGATCAGGAGCGCCTCGGCATCACCGGCGCCCTGCAGTGGAAGCCCACCGACCGCACCACGGTCAGCTTCGACTACCTCTACTCGAACTATAAGTCCCACCGGACCGAGAACTACCTGGAGGCCATCTCCTTCAGCCGGAACGCCTCCTCGCCCGAGTTCGGCAAGGCCTACATGATCCCGCGGGTGTTCGACACCGACGAGCACGGCACCCTCACCTACGGCGAGTTCGACAACGTCGACATCCGCATCGAGAGCCGCGAGGACAAGCTGGAGACCATCTTCAGCCAGTACAGCCTCTCGGGCGTGCACGAGCTGACCGACACCATCCGGATCAGCGGGATGATCGGCACCTCGAAGTCCAGCTTCAAGAACCCGATCCAGACCACGATCACCTTCGACCGGGCGAACCAGGACGGCTGGATCTACGACGCGCGGGACAACCCGCTGCTGCCGAACATCACCTGGGGCTTCGACATCACCGACCCCAACGCGTTCACCTTCACCAACGCCAGCGCCAACGGCACGGTGCGTCCCAGCGAGGTGCGGCTGCGTCCGCAGTTCGTGCAGAACAGCTTCGACATCGGCGCGGGCGACATCGCCTGGGAGATGAACGACACCTTCACGCTGAAGGTCGGCGCCACCTGGAAGAAGTACGTGAACGATGGCCAGGAGTACCGCCGGGCCAGCGAGTTCGCCCTGCCCGCCATGCCCTCGGGCGTGACCATGGGCTCGCTCTCCGAGCAGCTCACCGGCTTCGGTGACGGCCTGGGCGGCGACGGCATTCCCTCGGGCTGGGTGATCCCCGACTTCGACGCGGTGGCCCAGGCCTACGGCATCTACAGCGGGACCGGGACCTTCGCCCTGCTCGGCATCGAGAGCAGCAACGCCCGCGGCAGCTGGCGCACGGTCAAGGAGGAGAGCGCCGCCTACTACGCGCAGGTCGACTTCGACACCGACATCCTGCCGTGGCGGCTGCGCGGCGATTTCGGCGTCCGCTACGTCGACACCGACGTGACGGCGCAGGGCTACCGCACGCTCAACTCGGCGCCCTCGCAGATCACGGTCGAGAACTCGTACGACAACTGGCTGCCGTCGGCGAACGTGGTGGCCGAGGTCACCCCGGATTTCCTGGTCCGCGCCGCCGCCGCCAAGGTGATGGTGCGTCCGGGCCTCGGGTCGCTGAACCCCGGCGGCACGTTCAACACGACCGGCAACCTCACCATCTCGGCGGGCAACCCGTTCCTGAAGCCCGCCAAGGCCAACACCTACGACCTGTCGTTCGAATGGTATCCGGGCGGCGACTCGCTTGTGGCCCTGGGCTTCTTCATCAAGGACTTCAAGACCGACTTCTCGACGGTCCGCCTGACCGGGCCGTTCTCGTCCTTCGGCCTGCCCGCCGAGCTGCTCGAGGGCACCGGCCGGACGCCGAACGACGAGGCCCAGTACACCACCACCATCAACACCAAGGGCGGCGATCCGCTCAAGGGCTTCGAGGTCAACGTCCAGCAGCCCTTCACCTTCCTGGTGGACCGCTTCGGCATGCCGGAGTGGACGGGCAACTTCGGCGCCCTGTTTAACTACACCTACGTGAAGGGCACCTCGATCTTCTGCGCCGGCACGCCGGTGAACGGCGAGTGCCCCGCGAACCTGACGCTCGAGAACCGGCCGACGAACGTCTCGAAGAACGCCTACAACGCCACCCTCTTCTACGAGGACGCGAAGTTCAGCGCGCGGGTCTCCCTGTCCCACCGCAGCAAGTACCTGTTCGCCGTCCCGTCGGGGAACCAGGGCAACCTGACCACCGGCCGCCGGCAGGACTTCCAGGACGCCGACTGGGTGCCCTCGACCACCACCGTCGACGCCAACGTCAGCTACCAGCTCACCGAGAAGCTGCGCCTGACGCTCGAGGCCCTCAACCTCACCGACGAGGAGAGCCGGCAGTTCAACGACACCGACGCCCAGCGTGTGTGGACCAACCACCACTTCGGCCGTCAGTTCTACTTCGGCGCCCGCTACAGCTTCTAA
- a CDS encoding glycoside hydrolase family 28 protein gives MISRRQMLISGAAAACAPAAAAAADDPWAEAEAIVARIRPPIFPDRDFPITDFGADGEAVADSSEAFARAIAACHAAGGGRVVVPPGWWLTGPIHLKSNVNLHVQKGATILFKTDPKAYLPLVFTRWEGVELMNYSPFVYAFEQENIAVTGEGVLDGQCSREHWWTWKGPWKQNQHGWAEGMPNQRPARARLFQMAEDRTPVEQRVFGEGSYLRPPFIQPYRCTNVLIEGVSLRRSPFWQVHPVLCRNVTIRRLDINSHGPNNDGIDPESCDHVLIEDCFFSTGDDCIALNSGRNEDGRRVGVPCQNVVIRGCRMADGHGGLTIGSQISGHVRNVFAENCRLDSPDLDHAIRFKNNALRGGIVERVRYRNLEVGQVRRAVVTVDFNYEEGANGRFKPVLRDVLIENVRSGRSRRAVDLQGLPGAPARDIRIVDCDFRGVAEPSIVRHVEGLKLTNVRVNGKVVRDLTAPV, from the coding sequence ATGATCAGCCGCCGTCAGATGCTCATCTCCGGCGCGGCGGCAGCCTGCGCCCCCGCCGCCGCCGCGGCCGCGGACGATCCCTGGGCCGAGGCCGAGGCCATCGTCGCCCGGATCAGGCCGCCGATCTTCCCCGACCGGGATTTCCCCATCACCGACTTCGGCGCCGACGGCGAGGCCGTGGCCGATTCCAGCGAGGCCTTCGCCAGGGCCATCGCCGCCTGCCACGCGGCCGGCGGCGGCCGCGTGGTCGTGCCGCCGGGCTGGTGGCTGACCGGGCCGATCCACCTGAAGAGCAACGTCAACCTGCACGTCCAGAAGGGTGCGACGATCCTCTTCAAGACCGATCCCAAAGCCTACCTGCCGCTGGTCTTCACCCGCTGGGAGGGCGTCGAGCTGATGAACTACTCGCCGTTCGTCTACGCCTTCGAGCAGGAGAACATCGCCGTCACCGGCGAGGGCGTGCTCGACGGCCAGTGCTCGCGCGAGCACTGGTGGACCTGGAAGGGGCCCTGGAAGCAGAACCAGCACGGCTGGGCCGAGGGCATGCCCAACCAGCGGCCCGCCCGCGCGCGGCTGTTCCAGATGGCCGAAGACCGCACGCCGGTCGAGCAGCGCGTCTTCGGCGAGGGAAGCTACCTGCGCCCGCCGTTCATCCAGCCCTACCGCTGCACGAACGTGCTGATCGAGGGCGTGTCGCTGCGCCGTTCGCCGTTCTGGCAGGTGCATCCGGTGCTGTGCCGAAACGTCACGATCCGCAGGCTGGACATCAACAGCCACGGCCCGAACAATGACGGCATCGACCCCGAGAGCTGCGACCACGTCCTCATCGAGGACTGCTTCTTCTCGACCGGCGACGACTGCATCGCCCTCAATTCGGGCCGCAACGAGGACGGCCGACGGGTCGGGGTCCCCTGCCAGAACGTGGTGATCCGCGGCTGCCGCATGGCCGACGGCCACGGAGGGCTGACCATCGGCAGCCAGATCTCGGGCCACGTCCGCAACGTCTTCGCCGAGAACTGCCGGCTGGACAGCCCCGACCTCGACCACGCCATCCGCTTCAAGAACAACGCCCTGCGCGGCGGGATCGTGGAGCGGGTCCGCTACCGCAACCTCGAGGTCGGCCAGGTGCGCCGCGCGGTGGTCACGGTGGACTTCAACTACGAGGAGGGGGCGAACGGCCGCTTCAAGCCCGTGCTGCGCGACGTGCTGATCGAGAACGTCCGCAGCGGCCGAAGCCGCCGGGCCGTCGACCTGCAGGGCCTGCCCGGCGCGCCGGCCCGCGACATCCGCATCGTGGACTGCGACTTCCGGGGCGTCGCCGAGCCTTCCATCGTCCGCCACGTCGAGGGGCTGAAGCTCACGAACGTGCGGGTGAACGGCAAGGTCGTCCGCGACCTGACGGCGCCGGTCTGA
- a CDS encoding glycoside hydrolase family 28 protein, protein MLRRTLLAGLAALSLALPAQALPAQALPGRAESDPEMWRAAEAMAASIEAPRIPDRGFDPARFGGRADGRSDARPAIQKAIDAAHRAGGGRVTLSPGVWFSRGPVRLKSHVELRVEAGATLLFSPEPDDYLPPVKTRWEGTEVYTYSPFIYAAGVEDVAITGGGVIDGNAQSRFHAWHNLAEPDFQRLRRMGFEGVPVAQRRFGKGTHLRPPLIQVFGGKRVRLEGFTARNSPFWVNHLVYADEVVVRGITVDSHFPNNDGVDVESSTRVLIENSRFRTGDDSVVIKSGRDLDGRRIGRPSAWVLVRGNDMGGEDGIALGSEMSGGVHDVFFTDNVLRKGLSAIRFKANLDRGGTVERVRVRNMTVEDFGTLFWFQLNYPGELGGNFPSTYRDIVFENFKVGGAGTFFEAHAPAQAPLKDVVLRNIVVREAKVPWVLENVERLTLESVVLGGQRFDGELKAQVVGSAR, encoded by the coding sequence ATGCTGCGCCGGACGCTGCTGGCGGGCCTCGCGGCGCTTTCGCTCGCCCTCCCGGCCCAGGCCCTCCCAGCCCAGGCCCTCCCAGGCCGCGCCGAGTCCGACCCGGAGATGTGGCGGGCCGCCGAGGCCATGGCGGCGTCGATCGAGGCGCCGCGCATCCCGGACCGCGGCTTCGATCCCGCCCGCTTCGGCGGCAGGGCCGACGGGCGGAGCGACGCGCGCCCGGCGATCCAGAAGGCCATCGATGCGGCCCACCGCGCCGGCGGCGGCCGGGTGACGCTGTCGCCCGGCGTCTGGTTCTCAAGGGGCCCGGTCCGGCTGAAGAGCCACGTCGAGCTGCGGGTGGAGGCGGGCGCCACCCTGCTCTTCTCGCCCGAGCCGGACGACTACCTGCCTCCAGTGAAGACCCGCTGGGAAGGAACCGAGGTCTACACCTACTCGCCCTTCATCTACGCCGCGGGCGTCGAGGACGTGGCGATCACCGGCGGGGGCGTCATCGACGGCAATGCGCAGAGCCGCTTCCACGCCTGGCACAACCTGGCCGAGCCCGACTTCCAGCGCCTGCGCCGGATGGGGTTCGAGGGCGTGCCGGTGGCGCAGCGCCGCTTCGGCAAGGGGACCCACCTGCGCCCGCCGCTGATCCAGGTGTTCGGCGGCAAGCGCGTCCGCCTGGAGGGCTTCACCGCCAGGAACTCGCCGTTCTGGGTGAACCATCTGGTCTACGCCGACGAGGTGGTCGTGCGCGGGATCACCGTGGACAGCCACTTCCCCAACAACGATGGCGTCGACGTGGAGTCCTCCACCCGCGTGCTGATCGAAAACAGCCGTTTCCGCACCGGCGACGACAGCGTGGTCATCAAGTCGGGCCGCGACCTCGACGGGCGGCGCATCGGCCGGCCCAGCGCCTGGGTGCTGGTGCGGGGCAACGATATGGGCGGCGAGGACGGCATCGCCCTGGGCAGCGAGATGTCGGGCGGCGTCCACGACGTGTTCTTCACCGACAACGTGCTGCGCAAGGGGCTGTCGGCGATCCGCTTCAAGGCCAACCTCGACCGCGGCGGCACGGTGGAGCGCGTGCGCGTGCGCAACATGACCGTGGAGGACTTCGGCACGCTGTTCTGGTTCCAGCTCAACTACCCCGGCGAGCTGGGCGGGAACTTCCCCTCGACCTACCGCGACATCGTTTTCGAGAACTTCAAGGTGGGCGGCGCCGGCACGTTCTTCGAAGCCCACGCGCCGGCGCAGGCGCCGCTGAAGGACGTGGTGCTGCGCAACATCGTCGTGCGCGAGGCCAAGGTCCCCTGGGTGCTGGAGAACGTCGAGCGGCTGACGCTGGAGAGCGTGGTGCTCGGCGGGCAGCGCTTCGACGGCGAGCTGAAGGCTCAGGTGGTTGGGTCGGCCCGGTAG
- a CDS encoding glycoside hydrolase family 43 protein, translating into MSVRNPVLRGFNPDPSIVRVGEDYYLATSTFEWFPGVQIHHSRDLVNWRLAARPLNRPGQLDMRGDPDGCGVWAPCLSHADGLFHLIYTDVKRYGRTTVGGASGASLRDFHNYLVTSPTIDGGWSDPVHLNSSGFDPSLFHDDDRRKYLLNMLWDHRPGRNRFAGIVCQEYSPAERRLVGERRVIFEGTPLGLTEAPHLYRRDGWYHLLVAEGGTGWGHAVVMARSRQLWGPYELHPDGPVLTARDRPHAPLQRAGHADLVETPDCRTFAVYLCGRPLPNRGRCVLGRETAIQEMTWGDDGWLRTQDSRGDPELEIEPPLPLQPWPASPVRRDFDDPHLPEEFQWLRTPHPEEIFSLTERPGSLRLYGRESLGSLFRQALVARRQQAFCYSAATRMMFDPEHFQQAAGLVCYYNGSKSHYLMVTRDEALGRCVQAMSALPDSPQADAFTRPVAIPDGPVELRVEVDYERLRFAWRAAGEGGEGAWTWLPEVFDASILSDEATQPGAPNFTGAFVGVCCQDTSGAGRPADFDWFEYAERDYRADPTT; encoded by the coding sequence ATGAGCGTGCGCAATCCCGTCCTGCGCGGCTTCAACCCCGACCCGTCGATCGTACGGGTGGGCGAGGACTACTACCTCGCCACCTCGACCTTCGAGTGGTTTCCCGGCGTGCAGATCCACCACTCGCGCGACCTGGTGAACTGGCGCCTGGCCGCGCGGCCGCTGAACCGCCCGGGCCAGCTCGACATGCGCGGCGATCCGGACGGATGCGGCGTCTGGGCGCCGTGCCTCAGCCATGCGGACGGCCTGTTCCACCTGATCTACACCGACGTGAAGCGCTACGGCCGCACGACGGTGGGCGGCGCGTCGGGCGCCTCGCTGCGCGACTTCCACAACTACCTGGTCACCTCGCCGACGATCGACGGGGGCTGGTCGGATCCGGTCCATCTGAATTCGAGCGGCTTCGACCCCTCGCTGTTCCACGACGACGACCGCCGCAAGTACCTGCTGAACATGCTCTGGGACCATCGCCCGGGCCGCAACCGCTTCGCCGGCATCGTCTGCCAGGAGTACTCGCCCGCCGAGCGCCGGCTGGTCGGCGAACGGCGGGTGATCTTCGAGGGCACGCCGCTGGGGCTGACCGAGGCGCCCCACCTCTATCGCCGCGACGGCTGGTATCACCTGCTGGTGGCGGAAGGCGGCACCGGCTGGGGCCACGCCGTGGTGATGGCCCGTTCCCGCCAGCTCTGGGGCCCGTACGAGCTGCACCCGGACGGGCCGGTGCTGACGGCGCGCGACCGGCCGCACGCCCCGCTCCAGCGGGCCGGGCACGCGGATTTGGTGGAGACGCCGGATTGCCGCACGTTCGCGGTCTATCTGTGCGGGCGGCCGCTGCCGAACCGCGGCCGCTGCGTGCTCGGCCGCGAGACGGCGATCCAGGAGATGACCTGGGGCGACGACGGGTGGCTGCGTACCCAGGACAGCCGGGGCGATCCCGAGCTGGAGATCGAGCCGCCGCTGCCGCTCCAGCCCTGGCCGGCGTCGCCCGTGCGGCGGGACTTCGACGATCCGCACCTGCCCGAGGAGTTCCAGTGGCTGCGCACGCCGCATCCGGAGGAGATCTTCAGCCTGACGGAGCGCCCCGGTTCCTTGCGCCTCTATGGCCGCGAGAGCCTGGGCAGCCTGTTCCGCCAGGCGCTGGTCGCGCGGCGCCAGCAGGCCTTCTGCTACTCGGCGGCCACGCGGATGATGTTCGATCCCGAGCACTTCCAGCAGGCCGCGGGGCTGGTCTGCTACTACAACGGCTCGAAGTCCCACTACCTGATGGTCACCCGCGACGAGGCCCTCGGCCGCTGCGTGCAGGCGATGTCGGCCCTGCCGGACTCGCCCCAAGCCGACGCCTTCACCCGGCCCGTCGCGATCCCTGACGGTCCCGTCGAGCTCCGCGTCGAGGTCGACTACGAGCGGCTGCGGTTCGCCTGGCGCGCCGCTGGCGAGGGAGGGGAGGGCGCCTGGACCTGGCTGCCAGAGGTGTTCGACGCCTCCATCCTCTCGGACGAGGCGACCCAGCCCGGCGCGCCCAACTTCACCGGCGCCTTCGTCGGAGTCTGCTGCCAGGACACGTCGGGGGCGGGCAGGCCGGCCGACTTCGACTGGTTCGAGTACGCCGAGCGGGACTACCGGGCCGACCCAACCACCTGA
- a CDS encoding MFS transporter — protein sequence MRRLWALRWWIIALVMLGAMLNYLTRATMGVAAPTMLADLSISEREYGWITGAFQAGIMLQPAVGYVLDTLGLRTGLAIFAGAWSAISIAHGFASTWPAFAALRGLLGFAEGSANPAGMKVVATWFPARERGFAGGVYNIGASFGTMLAPPLVAWAILAFNWRAAFIITGLLGLVWTALWWWGFRTPDQHPRLSPQERAKILEGQEPDLHDDGARPSMLKLMARRDFWGIAIPRLLADPTWGTLAFWIPLYLVQTRGFDLKQIAMFAWLPFLAADLGCLFGPAVVEFLQRRGVSLINARRGAFTLGALMMTGMMFVGRVESPYLAIALLCLGGFAHQTLSVTVITMASDLFKRNEVATVAGMAGTFGNLGVLIFSLLIGGLVATVGYDPFFLALGLLDLVGAAVLWTLVRDRPVRAPVSELPAA from the coding sequence ATGCGCCGGCTCTGGGCCCTCCGCTGGTGGATCATCGCGCTCGTCATGCTGGGCGCGATGCTCAACTACCTGACGCGCGCGACCATGGGCGTGGCCGCGCCGACCATGCTGGCCGACCTGTCGATCAGCGAGCGGGAGTACGGCTGGATCACCGGCGCCTTCCAGGCCGGGATCATGCTCCAGCCGGCGGTGGGCTACGTCCTCGACACCCTCGGCCTGCGCACCGGCCTGGCGATCTTCGCGGGCGCCTGGTCGGCGATCTCGATCGCCCACGGCTTCGCCAGCACGTGGCCCGCCTTCGCCGCCCTGCGGGGGCTGCTGGGCTTCGCGGAAGGCTCGGCCAATCCGGCGGGGATGAAGGTGGTCGCCACCTGGTTCCCGGCGCGCGAGCGCGGCTTCGCGGGCGGGGTCTACAACATCGGCGCCTCGTTCGGGACGATGCTCGCGCCGCCGCTGGTGGCCTGGGCGATCCTGGCCTTCAACTGGCGCGCGGCCTTCATCATCACCGGCCTCCTGGGCCTCGTCTGGACGGCGCTCTGGTGGTGGGGCTTCCGCACGCCCGACCAGCATCCGCGCCTGTCGCCGCAGGAGCGGGCTAAGATCCTCGAGGGGCAGGAGCCGGACCTCCATGACGACGGCGCCCGGCCCTCGATGCTGAAGCTGATGGCCCGCCGGGACTTCTGGGGCATCGCGATCCCCCGCCTGCTCGCCGACCCCACCTGGGGCACGCTGGCGTTCTGGATCCCGCTCTACCTGGTCCAGACCCGCGGCTTCGACCTGAAGCAGATCGCCATGTTCGCCTGGCTGCCGTTCCTGGCCGCGGACCTCGGCTGCCTGTTCGGGCCGGCCGTCGTCGAGTTCCTGCAGCGGCGCGGCGTCAGCCTGATCAACGCCCGGCGCGGCGCCTTCACCCTGGGCGCGCTGATGATGACCGGGATGATGTTCGTCGGCCGGGTAGAGAGCCCCTATCTCGCCATCGCGCTGCTCTGCCTGGGCGGCTTCGCCCATCAGACGCTGTCGGTCACCGTCATCACCATGGCCTCCGACCTCTTCAAGCGGAACGAGGTGGCGACCGTGGCCGGCATGGCCGGGACCTTCGGGAACCTCGGCGTGCTGATCTTCTCGCTGCTGATCGGCGGCCTGGTGGCGACGGTCGGCTACGATCCGTTCTTCCTCGCCCTCGGCCTCCTGGACCTCGTCGGGGCGGCGGTCCTCTGGACCCTGGTGCGCGACCGGCCGGTGCGGGCTCCGGTCTCGGAGCTGCCGGCGGCATGA
- a CDS encoding sugar porter family MFS transporter — translation MSGLAGGGEAARVNMAFIGAIVAVATIGGFMFGYDSGVINGTQDGLESAFNLSKLGTGFNVGAILLGCAAGAFLAGRLADRIGRRSVMMIAAVLFILSALGTGAADSSAVFIVARIVGGLGVGAASVLSPVYISEVTPASIRGRLSSVQQIMIITGLTGAFVANYLLAATAGGSTAEFWMGFPAWRWMFWMQVIPAGIFFLTLLLIPESPRYLVVKGREAEAEGVLTRLFGAAEARRKVEEIRASLAADHHRPSLKDLVDKTTGKIRPIVWTGIGLAVFQQLVGINVVFYYGAVLWQSVGFSEDDALKINILSGSLSILACLATVLLIDRIGRKPLLLAGSAGMAVTLGIMTAAFSTATVVDGAVELSDGAGLIALIAANAYVVFFNLSWGPVMWVMLGEMFPNQIRGSGLAVAGFAQWIANFGISVSFPALAAGLGLPITYGFYATSALVSLFFVRAMVKETRGRELEEMTG, via the coding sequence GTGAGCGGGCTGGCCGGGGGCGGCGAGGCCGCACGGGTCAACATGGCCTTCATCGGCGCGATCGTGGCCGTCGCCACGATCGGCGGCTTCATGTTCGGCTACGATTCCGGCGTCATCAATGGCACCCAGGACGGGCTGGAAAGCGCGTTCAACCTCTCCAAGCTGGGCACCGGCTTCAACGTCGGCGCGATCCTGCTGGGCTGCGCGGCGGGGGCCTTCCTGGCCGGCCGGCTGGCCGACCGGATCGGCCGCCGCAGCGTGATGATGATCGCCGCGGTGCTGTTCATCCTCTCGGCGCTCGGGACCGGCGCGGCCGATTCCTCGGCGGTGTTCATCGTGGCGCGGATCGTCGGCGGCCTGGGCGTCGGCGCAGCTTCGGTGCTCTCGCCCGTCTACATCAGCGAGGTGACCCCGGCGAGCATCCGCGGGCGGCTCTCCAGCGTCCAGCAGATCATGATCATCACGGGCCTGACCGGGGCTTTCGTCGCCAACTACCTGCTGGCCGCCACCGCCGGCGGCTCGACGGCCGAGTTCTGGATGGGCTTCCCGGCCTGGCGCTGGATGTTCTGGATGCAGGTGATCCCGGCGGGGATCTTCTTCCTCACCCTGCTGCTGATCCCCGAGAGCCCCCGCTACCTCGTGGTGAAGGGCCGCGAGGCCGAGGCGGAGGGCGTGCTCACCCGCCTGTTCGGCGCCGCCGAGGCCCGCCGCAAGGTCGAGGAGATCCGCGCCTCGCTCGCCGCCGACCACCACCGGCCCAGCCTGAAGGACCTGGTGGACAAGACCACCGGCAAGATCCGCCCGATCGTCTGGACCGGCATCGGCCTGGCGGTGTTCCAACAGCTCGTCGGCATCAACGTGGTCTTCTACTACGGCGCCGTGCTCTGGCAGTCGGTCGGCTTCTCGGAAGACGACGCGCTGAAGATCAACATCCTGTCGGGCTCGCTCTCGATCCTGGCGTGCCTGGCGACCGTGCTGCTGATCGACCGGATCGGCCGCAAGCCGCTGCTGCTGGCCGGCTCGGCGGGCATGGCGGTGACGCTCGGGATCATGACCGCGGCGTTCTCCACGGCCACCGTCGTCGACGGCGCCGTCGAGCTCTCGGACGGCGCGGGCCTGATCGCCCTGATCGCCGCCAACGCCTACGTCGTGTTCTTCAATCTCTCCTGGGGCCCGGTGATGTGGGTGATGCTGGGCGAGATGTTCCCGAACCAGATCCGCGGCTCGGGCCTGGCGGTGGCCGGCTTCGCTCAATGGATCGCCAACTTCGGGATCAGCGTGTCCTTCCCGGCGCTGGCGGCCGGGCTGGGCCTGCCGATCACCTACGGCTTCTACGCCACCAGCGCGCTCGTCTCGCTGTTCTTCGTGCGCGCCATGGTCAAGGAGACCCGCGGCCGCGAACTCGAGGAGATGACGGGCTGA